Proteins encoded within one genomic window of Pieris rapae chromosome 1, ilPieRapa1.1, whole genome shotgun sequence:
- the LOC110992021 gene encoding two pore potassium channel protein sup-9 — MKRQNVRTLSLVVCTFTYLLIGAAVFDALESDTESKRWEVLSDMKNGLVRKYNITPEDYHMIEIVIIENKPHKAGPQWKFAGAFYFATVVLAMIGYGHSTPVTVGGKAFCMAYAMVGIPLGLVMFQSIGERLNKFASVVIRRAKCYLRCNTTEATEMNLMFATGMLSSIIITTGAAVFSRYEGWSYFDSFYYCFVTLTTIGFGDYVALQNDQALTSKPGYVALSLVFILFGLAVVAASINLLVLRFMTMQAEESARDEDKDGSKTLLPIDGHLITTQQRSHDDQASVCSCNCLGNKTWESGALLPPVPSHHEFLDHSLCTELIERASI, encoded by the exons ATGAAACGACAAAATGTTCGTACCCTGTCTTTGGTTGTTTGCACCTTTACCTATTTACTTATTGGAGCAGCAGTTTTCGATGCGTTGGAGTCTGACACAGAGAGTAAAAGATGGGAAGTTTTATCGG ACATGAAGAATGGTTTAGTacgaaaatacaatattacacCAGAAGACTATCATATGATAGAAATAGTGATTATAGAGAATAAGCCACACAAAGCTGGTCCTCAGTGGAAGTTTGCTGGTGCATTCTACTTTGCAACTGTTGTACTAGCCATGATTGGGTATGGCCATTCTACTCCAGTCACTGTCGGAGGCAAAGCTTTTTGTATGGCATATGCTATG gtgGGTATACCCCTGGGTCTAGTTATGTTCCAAAGTATTGGTGAGCGTCTTAACAAATTTGCGTCAGTGGTTATACGGCGAGCTAAGTGTTATTTGCGATGTAACACAACTGAGGCTACGGAAATGAATCTTATGTTTGCCACTGGAATGTTGTcttctattataattacaacag GTGCAGCAGTGTTTTCAAGATATGAAGGATGGAGCTATTTTGACAGCTTCTACTACTGCTTTGTCACTCTTACCACTATAGGATTTGGAGATTATGTTGCTTTACAG AATGATCAAGCCCTCACCAGTAAGCCAGGATATGTAGCGCTGAGTTtggtttttattctttttggATTGGCTGTGGTTGCTGCTAGCATCAACTTGTTGGTTCTACGCTTTATGACTAT gCAAGCTGAAGAAAGCGCTCGTGACGAAGACAAGGATGGATCGAAGACGTTGCTACCAATAGATGGTCATCTTATTACTACCCAACAGAGATCCCATGATGACCAGGCTTCA gttTGCTCATGCAACTGTTTGGGAAACAAAACTTGGGAGAGTGGCGCCCTCCTACCGCCCGTCCCATCTCATCATGAATTTCTCGACCATTCCCTGTGCACAGAGCTGATAGAACGAgcttctatttaa